A window of the Brassica oleracea var. oleracea cultivar TO1000 chromosome C1, BOL, whole genome shotgun sequence genome harbors these coding sequences:
- the LOC106330225 gene encoding uncharacterized protein LOC106330225, with product MADFGTPEQMAASMQKMQQMQELQETLTAQQLAAQREPHVPIGERNLPRNISATRSSIAPPPCQRADFEIKPGMINLVQRKMFHGLSAEIPMEHIEAFEEICSFTRANGVPPDYIKCMLFPFSLADKASRWLKSLPTGSLTSWEQVRAAFLGHFYTKAKTAALRNKISSFKQLPSEPFNEAWGRFNDTLRECPHHGFDDDHVLGIFYDGVEWEFHNALNAASNGDFMTQTIEGAHALIENMAASLSNKNEEIDRSKKVNSMDTRKIDDLAAKVDLLLKNNQNQIYNGKMFILSQAQNQFQKRQNNPQAAPGTASGPPDELKGMMQQLLQGQQIQGKALNQVTTEINTRMDNMFTECNSKYDAVASHIRHMDVQIAQTAETIKRQQGTLPGKTDKNPKDCKTVELRSGRHLSDPVPKKLTAQEKGKQKEGEPPSLEDVHDDDHEPEHPTTAEPVAPTTQDQHVPTRIYIPKVPYPVPAKKSRKDCEEMKCKKMLEELNVKFSLMDAIKMIPSMRSLVKGLISGKTSADSDIMMVSKECSTVLQNRTVRKLEDPGKFVLSVQIGKIVFACSLCDLGSSVNLMPYSVAKRMGLTNFKPTKISLVFADRSVMLPVGALEDLQVQIGDTTVPADFVVLELEDEPKDPLILGHPLLCIAGAIIDVRNGTIDLQLGDIVMKFEMDELLKRPMLDGQNFTSSDENSALTPQQGMIEEIFADDPLEVALIRV from the exons ATGGCCGACTTTGGCACTCCAGAACAAATGGCCGCGTCTATGCAAAAGATGCAACAGATGCAAGAGTTACAGGAAACACTCACAGCGCAGCAACTGGCTGCACAACGGGAACCACATGTCCCAATTGGTGAGAGAAACCTACCACGTAACATCTCTGCTACGCGATCTTCTATCGCTCCACCACCATGTCAAAGGGCAGATTTCGAGATAAAACCCGGCATGATCAATCTTGTCCAGAGAAAAATGTTCCATGGACTGTCAGCTGAAATACCGATGGAACACATTGAAGCTTTTGAAGAGATATGCAGTTTTACTCGTGCAAACGGCGTTCCACCCGACTACATCAAATGCATGCTGTTCCCATTCTCTCTAGCAGACAAGGCTTCACGATGGCTTAAGTCATTACCTACAGGTTCCCTAACTTCTTGGGAACAGGTTAGAGCGGCTTTCTTGGGACACTTCTATACGAAAGCCAAAACAGCTGCCCTACGGAACAAGATTTCCTCCTTCAAGCAACTCCCTAGTGAACCTTTCAACGAAGCTTGGGGACGGTTCAATGATACCCTCAGAGAGTGTCCTCATCATGGGTTCGATGATGACCATGTTCTAGGAATCTTCTACGATGGAGTGGAATGGGAGTTCCATAATGCTCTGAACGCAGCGAGCAATGGAGATTTCATGACTCAAACCATAGAAGGAGCTCACGCGCTAATAGAGAACATGGCAGCTAGTTTGTCCAACAAAAACGAGGAAATTGACCGTTCCAAAAAGGTGAACAGCATGGACACTAGGAAGATTGATGACCTCGCCGCTAAGGTCGATTTGCTGCTCAAGAACAATCAGAATCAGATCTAT AATGGGAAGATGTTCATCCTCAGCCAGGCTCAGAATCAATTTCAGAAACGGCAGAATAATCCACAGGCTGCTCCTGGAACCGCGAGCGGTCCGCCAGATGAGCTGAAGGGAATGATGCAACAACTTCTGCAAGGTCAACAGATTCAAGGAAAAGCACTGAACCAGGTTACAACCGAGATAAACACTCGGATGGACAACATGTTCACGGAATGTAATTCCAAATACGATGCTGTAGCAAGCCACATAAGGCATATGGACGTTCAGATTGCTCAAACTGCTGAAACAATAAAAAGGCAACAAGGAACACTCCCAGGGAAAACAGACAAGAATCCCAAGGACTGTAAAACAGTCGAGCTGAGAAGTGGAAGACATCTATCAGATCCTGTCCCCAAGAAGCTCACTGCACAAGAGAAGGGAAAACAGAAAGAGGGAGAACCACCTTCGCTTGAGGATGTCCACGATGACGATCATGAACCGGAACATCCAACAACTGCAGAACCAGTAGCCCCCACGACGCAAGATCAACATGTTCCAACTCGCATCTACATTCCAAAGGTTCCCTATCCAGTCCCTGCTAAGAAATCACGCAAGGATTGCGAAGAGATGAAGTGCAAAAAGATGCTTGAAGAGTTGAACGTTAAGTTCTCTCTCATGGATGCTATTAAGATGATTCCTTCAATGCGCAGTCTTGTGAAAGGGCTGATCTCCGGGAAGACTTCTGCAGACAGCGACATCATGATGGTCTCGAAAGAATGCAGCACAGTCCTTCAAAACAGAACAGTCAGGAAATTGGAAGATCCTGGAAAATTTGTCCTATCTGTTCAGATTGGAAAAATAGTCTTCGCTTGTTCTCTGTGCGATTTGGGTTCCAGTGTGAATCTCATGCCCTACTCAGTTGCAAAACGCATGGGACTAACCAACTTCAAGCCAACCAAGATTTCTTTGGTGTTCGCAGACAGATCAGTCATGTTGCCAGTAGGTGCTCTTGAAGATCTGCAAGTTCAAATTGGTGACACCACTGTTCCTGCAGACTTCGTGGTTCTAGAGCTCGAAGATGAACCAAAAGACCCTCTCATTTTGGGCCATCCTTTACTGTGCATAGCTGGTGCAATCATTGACGTCCGCAATGGGACGATCGATCTCCAACTGGGAGATATTGTGATGAAGTTCGAGATGGATGAGCTTCTCAAACGACCTATGCTAGATGGTCAGAACTTCACGAGTAGCGACGAGAATTCCGCCTTGACCCCTCAACAAGGGATGATCGAAGAAATCTTCGCAGATGATCCTTTAGAAGTAGCTCTGATACGAGTATAG